The Oncorhynchus tshawytscha isolate Ot180627B linkage group LG20, Otsh_v2.0, whole genome shotgun sequence genome has a window encoding:
- the LOC112214941 gene encoding LIM/homeobox protein Lhx5: MMVHCAGCDRPILDRFLLNVLDRAWHAKCVQCCECHCNLTEKCFSRDGKLYCKIDFFRRFGTKCAGCLQGISPSDLVRKARSKVFHLNCFTCMVCNKQLSTGEELYVIDENKFVCKEDYLSSGAIKEVNLNSVSSCTDRSLSPDLQDPIQDDTKETDNSMSSDKDMNNNENEEQNSGTKRRGPRTTIKAKQLETLKAAFVATPKPTRHIREQLAQETGLNMRVIQVWFQNRRSKERRMKQLSALGARRHAFFRGPRRMRPLGGRLEDPDILGPGAYGYYTEYQGDYYGGGGNYDFFPHGPPSSQAQSPAESPYIHGGAMEGSVSAHHPSDDQRFTDMISHADTPSPEPGLPSSLQPVPGEVYGGGPSPPFSLASNSSYSAPMSHPGQEMGETTVW, from the exons ATGATGGTCCACTGCGCGGGGTGCGACAGGCCCATCCTGGACCGGTTCCTGCTCAACGTGTTGGACCGAGCCTGGCACGCCAAGTGCGTCCAATGCTGCGAGTGCCACTGTAACCTGACGGAGAAGTGCTTCTCGCGTGATGGGAAGCTTTATTGTAAAATAGACTTTTTCAG GAGGTTTGGGACGAAGTGCGCGGGCTGCCTCCAAGGCATCTCTCCCAGCGATCTTGTGCGCAAGGCGCGCAGCAAGGTGTTCCACCTCAACTGCTTCACGTGCATGGTGTGCAACAAGCAGCTGTCCACGGGCGAGGAGCTCTATGTTATCGACGAAAATAAGTTTGTGTGCAAAGAAGACTACCTAAGCTCAGGGGCTATCAAGGAAGTCAATTTGAATTCAG TGTCATCATGCACAGACAGAAGTTTATCGCCGGACCTCCAGGACCCGATACAGgacgatacaaaagagacggACAATTCCATGTCCTCGGATAAGGACATGAACAATAACGAGAATGAGGAGCAGAATTCTGGCACGAAGCGGCGAGGCCCGCGGACCACCATCAAAGCCAAGCAGCTGGAGACGCTGAAGGCTGCCTTCGTGGCCACGCCGAAACCCACACGACACATTCGGGAACAGTTGGCCCAGGAGACGGGACTCAACATGCGGGTTATACAG GTGTGGTTCCAGAACCGTCGATCTAAGGAGAGAAGGATGAAGCAGTTGAGTGCTTTGGGGGCCCGGCGGCACGCCTTCTTCAGAGGGCCCCGGAGGATGAGGCCCCTGGGAGGACGACTGGAGGACCCAGACATACTGGGGCCTGGGGCCTATGGATACTACACAG agtaccaggGCGACTACTACGGAGGAGGGGGAAACTATGACTTCTTCCCCCAcggccctccctcctctcaggctCAGTCTCCAGCAGAATCCCCCTATATCCATGGAGGTGCCATGGAGGGCTCTGTGTCAGCCCACCACCCCTCTGATGACCAGAGGTTCACGGACATGATCTCCCACGCAGACACCCCCAGCCCCGAGCCTGGCCTGCCCAGCTCCCTGCAGCCCGTCCCTGGGGAGGTGTATGGAGGGGGGCCCAGCCCACCCTTCTCCCTGGCTAGTAACTCTAGCTACAGCGCCCCCATGTCCCACCCCGGACAGGAGATGGGAGAGACCACCGTCTGGTAG